In the genome of Hymenobacter taeanensis, one region contains:
- a CDS encoding Rossmann-like and DUF2520 domain-containing protein, producing the protein MVRGLRVVMLGAGRVAQHLGPALQQAGHVVLQVWSRTLESAEVLAAQIPGATATADATGLAVADIYIVAVPDAAVPAVLAAAQFPAGALVVHTAGALPLSVFEEWPTVRGGVLYPVQTFSPGRTIEWQKLPLCIEAADKAGEATLLDLASTLNADVRLVDTQQRLRLHMAAVFACNFTNHLLGISHALLTEDNLPMKLLAPLVRETIDKALAEPPFSVQTGPAARHDAPTLARHQVALAAYPGWQNLYKMLTESIQQQARGESQNNEGAF; encoded by the coding sequence ATGGTGAGAGGTCTACGAGTAGTAATGTTGGGGGCTGGTAGAGTAGCCCAGCACCTGGGCCCGGCCCTGCAGCAAGCAGGCCATGTCGTGTTACAGGTATGGAGCCGTACGCTAGAGTCGGCAGAGGTTCTGGCCGCGCAGATACCGGGTGCTACGGCCACTGCCGATGCTACCGGGCTAGCTGTCGCCGATATTTATATAGTAGCCGTGCCAGATGCCGCAGTGCCGGCCGTACTGGCAGCGGCGCAGTTTCCGGCGGGGGCGCTAGTAGTACATACCGCCGGGGCCCTGCCACTTAGTGTTTTTGAAGAGTGGCCTACTGTGCGGGGAGGTGTGCTTTACCCGGTACAAACGTTTAGCCCCGGCCGCACAATAGAGTGGCAAAAGCTGCCCTTATGTATTGAGGCCGCTGACAAGGCCGGCGAAGCCACTTTGCTGGACTTGGCCAGTACGCTAAACGCCGATGTGCGACTGGTAGATACCCAACAGCGGCTGCGCCTGCACATGGCAGCTGTGTTTGCCTGCAACTTCACCAACCATCTCTTAGGTATAAGCCACGCCCTGCTCACTGAGGATAACTTACCCATGAAGTTGCTGGCCCCGCTGGTGCGGGAAACAATTGATAAGGCATTAGCAGAGCCTCCGTTTAGCGTGCAAACTGGGCCGGCCGCTCGTCACGATGCCCCTACCCTCGCTCGGCATCAAGTGGCACTTGCAGCCTATCCGGGGTGGCAAAACTTGTATAAGATGCTGACGGAGAGCATTCAGCAACAAGCCAGGGGGGAAAGCCAAAACAACGAAGGGGCTTTTTAG
- a CDS encoding 2Fe-2S iron-sulfur cluster-binding protein translates to MKVVNITFKFQDGQPDQTHVAAQGESVLDVALNNDIQLQHNCGGVCGCSTCHVYILQGEEDLPEISDKEEDFIDRAVDPRINSRLGCQCVMQGNQDVVVMIPPQNFLGH, encoded by the coding sequence GTGAAAGTTGTTAATATCACCTTTAAATTTCAGGACGGCCAGCCCGACCAGACCCACGTGGCTGCTCAGGGCGAATCCGTACTCGACGTTGCTCTCAACAACGACATTCAGTTGCAACATAACTGCGGCGGCGTATGTGGCTGCAGTACTTGCCACGTATACATCTTACAGGGGGAGGAAGACCTCCCCGAAATCAGTGATAAGGAAGAGGATTTCATTGACCGCGCCGTTGATCCGCGCATCAACTCGCGCCTTGGCTGCCAGTGCGTTATGCAAGGCAACCAGGACGTAGTGGTTATGATTCCGCCACAGAACTTCCTAGGCCACTAA
- the iscX gene encoding Fe-S cluster assembly protein IscX produces the protein MNHFEPPIKWSDHEDIAMALYEKFGDDFNEAKIYRIRFTDLLEWVLSLPNFEGTREQATEGHLEQIQAKWVYEWRDNQ, from the coding sequence ATGAACCACTTCGAGCCCCCCATTAAGTGGAGCGACCATGAGGATATTGCCATGGCGCTGTACGAGAAGTTCGGTGACGACTTCAACGAGGCCAAAATCTACCGCATTCGCTTCACCGACCTGTTGGAGTGGGTGCTTTCGCTGCCCAACTTTGAAGGCACCCGCGAGCAGGCCACGGAAGGCCACCTGGAGCAAATTCAGGCCAAGTGGGTGTATGAGTGGCGCGATAACCAATAG
- a CDS encoding KdsC family phosphatase, whose translation MSENSSTPDLSVIKAFVLDVDGVLTDGTLLAFNSGEQARAFHIRDGFAIRHALRQGYRIAVISGREEEGVRKRLESLDVRDVFLGVDDKMKIFNNYINTYRLDPAHIAYMGDDVPDAEVMRRCAVAACPADAARDVREISNYTTELRGGHGAVRELIEHVMRTQGTW comes from the coding sequence ATGAGTGAGAATAGTAGTACGCCTGACTTATCAGTTATCAAGGCCTTTGTATTGGATGTAGATGGGGTTCTGACCGACGGAACGCTGCTCGCCTTCAACTCCGGAGAGCAGGCCCGGGCCTTCCACATTCGCGACGGGTTTGCCATTCGGCACGCATTGCGCCAGGGATATCGGATTGCCGTAATCTCAGGCCGTGAGGAGGAGGGGGTCCGGAAACGGCTAGAGTCACTGGATGTCCGGGATGTTTTTCTGGGGGTTGATGATAAGATGAAGATCTTCAACAACTACATCAACACGTACCGCCTCGACCCTGCCCACATTGCCTACATGGGCGACGATGTGCCCGACGCCGAAGTAATGCGCCGCTGTGCCGTAGCCGCCTGCCCCGCCGACGCCGCCCGCGACGTGCGCGAAATCAGTAACTACACTACCGAGTTGCGTGGTGGGCACGGCGCCGTGCGGGAGCTAATTGAGCACGTGATGCGCACCCAAGGCACTTGGTAG
- a CDS encoding cold-shock protein — MKTGTVKFFNESKGYGFITEDGSKEDFFVHITGLNGGQIQQNDRVEFETQEGRKGVNAVNVKKV, encoded by the coding sequence ATGAAAACAGGAACCGTAAAATTCTTTAATGAGTCGAAGGGCTACGGCTTCATTACGGAAGACGGATCGAAGGAAGACTTCTTCGTCCACATTACCGGTCTTAACGGGGGCCAGATCCAACAGAATGACCGCGTGGAGTTTGAAACGCAGGAAGGCCGCAAAGGTGTTAATGCGGTGAATGTGAAGAAAGTGTAG
- a CDS encoding geranylgeranylglycerol-phosphate geranylgeranyltransferase, whose protein sequence is MAAPRFTRSNQPATADPGPWRQLALLVRLPNLLIMALCLLLVRKALLLPRAPWAEVLTPSFALLALAALSIAAAGYIINDYYDVKIDAINRPDRLVVGKVVNRRHAMVGHLLLSGLGVLVSGALSPLLGLVNLGSALLLWGYSVRFKRVALVGNVSIAMLTAALVLLPELQLRIGTKPVWLYALAAFLLTVVREIVKDIEDMRGDAEHDCRTLPIVVGVPKTKWVVAFFLACLAVLVLGVEKVLLETGQWGLGLWLFALVLLPLGWLAIQLRRADRRQHFAQLSTACKVVMLAGVLSMLLAG, encoded by the coding sequence ATGGCTGCCCCTCGCTTTACCCGTTCTAACCAGCCTGCCACGGCAGATCCTGGACCCTGGCGGCAGCTGGCGCTCCTGGTTCGGTTGCCCAACCTGCTGATTATGGCCTTATGCCTGCTGCTGGTTCGGAAGGCGCTACTGCTGCCTCGTGCGCCTTGGGCCGAAGTGCTGACGCCTTCATTTGCCCTGCTGGCACTGGCGGCGCTTAGCATTGCGGCGGCAGGCTACATTATCAATGATTATTACGATGTAAAAATTGACGCCATCAACCGGCCCGACCGGCTGGTGGTGGGCAAGGTGGTAAACCGGCGCCATGCCATGGTGGGGCACTTGCTGCTCTCGGGGCTGGGAGTGTTGGTGAGCGGGGCACTTTCACCGTTGCTGGGGCTAGTAAATCTGGGCTCGGCGTTGCTGCTGTGGGGGTACTCCGTGCGGTTTAAGCGGGTGGCCCTGGTGGGTAACGTAAGCATTGCCATGCTCACGGCAGCATTGGTACTGTTGCCGGAGCTGCAGCTCCGGATAGGAACTAAACCAGTGTGGCTGTATGCGCTGGCGGCTTTTCTGCTCACAGTGGTGCGCGAGATAGTGAAGGATATTGAAGATATGCGCGGCGATGCTGAGCATGATTGCCGCACGCTCCCTATTGTGGTAGGAGTGCCGAAAACCAAATGGGTAGTAGCATTTTTTCTGGCTTGTTTGGCAGTGCTAGTACTAGGCGTAGAGAAGGTGCTGCTAGAAACGGGGCAGTGGGGGCTAGGCCTATGGCTGTTTGCACTGGTGCTGTTGCCCTTGGGCTGGCTGGCTATACAGCTGCGCAGAGCCGACCGGCGGCAGCATTTTGCCCAGCTAAGTACGGCCTGTAAAGTGGTGATGCTGGCAGGAGTTCTTTCCATGCTGCTGGCAGGGTAA
- a CDS encoding BamA/TamA family outer membrane protein: protein MRFLYSLLALSALAAPAALAQSAPATPDSTPLWASAEAPATPEAPVNGAPVGLNRAMAPAPAKLTPSDPNKPSFIPVPIAFYQQETGFAGGVAILPVWRFGQDTMVRKSNARLIAWISQKKQTTVQLTHTIFTPEEKFFLSGELSYYDLAFNYYGIGNDTRKSDETQIKYPLWVFDEKVLAKVVPNLFVGLRYRFTDLGNVDLKDPQDPINNPATQYYNIPASQRSGYRTSGLGPAILYDGRDNVLATYTGNFVDAHMLFNGGALGSDYKFTRYMVDARHFNPLFGTNNTILALQFLGQYHTGSVPFRELGGMGATLGGSLYNNAYLMRGIYEARFRDRQFTTAQAEIRQKLFWRFDGVVFGAVGQVAPRLGDYTFDDTKFAGGGGLRFRFNRRDRLNIRLDYGVGSGGNSGIIFAVGEAF from the coding sequence ATGCGCTTTCTGTACTCGCTGTTAGCGCTAAGCGCGCTGGCTGCACCCGCTGCCCTGGCGCAGTCGGCCCCCGCTACTCCCGATTCTACCCCGCTGTGGGCTTCGGCAGAAGCTCCCGCCACACCTGAAGCTCCTGTTAATGGGGCTCCGGTGGGCCTAAACCGCGCAATGGCGCCCGCTCCGGCTAAGCTCACCCCCTCTGACCCCAATAAGCCCAGCTTCATTCCGGTGCCTATTGCTTTTTATCAGCAGGAGACCGGGTTTGCGGGTGGCGTAGCCATTTTGCCTGTTTGGCGCTTTGGGCAAGACACTATGGTGCGCAAATCAAATGCGCGGCTGATTGCCTGGATTTCGCAGAAAAAGCAAACCACAGTGCAGCTCACCCACACTATTTTTACTCCCGAGGAAAAATTTTTCCTCTCAGGTGAGCTGAGCTATTATGATTTGGCTTTCAACTACTACGGCATTGGGAACGACACGCGCAAGAGCGACGAAACCCAAATAAAGTACCCGCTATGGGTGTTTGATGAAAAGGTGCTGGCTAAGGTGGTGCCTAACCTGTTTGTGGGTTTGCGCTATCGTTTTACCGACTTGGGCAACGTGGACCTGAAAGATCCGCAAGACCCTATCAACAACCCTGCTACCCAGTACTACAATATTCCTGCTTCTCAGCGCTCAGGCTACCGAACCTCGGGTTTGGGCCCGGCTATTTTGTATGATGGTCGGGACAATGTGCTGGCTACCTACACGGGTAACTTCGTGGATGCGCACATGTTGTTTAATGGCGGGGCGTTAGGCAGCGACTATAAGTTCACGCGCTACATGGTTGATGCCCGCCACTTCAACCCCTTGTTTGGCACCAACAATACTATTCTGGCGCTGCAGTTTCTGGGGCAGTACCACACTGGCAGCGTACCGTTCCGGGAGCTAGGCGGTATGGGTGCTACGCTAGGGGGCTCCCTGTATAATAATGCTTACCTCATGCGTGGCATTTACGAAGCCCGTTTCCGCGACCGTCAGTTCACCACGGCGCAAGCTGAAATTCGGCAGAAGCTCTTCTGGCGTTTTGATGGGGTAGTATTTGGAGCCGTAGGCCAGGTGGCGCCCCGCCTCGGCGACTACACCTTCGATGATACCAAATTTGCTGGAGGGGGAGGCCTACGCTTCCGCTTCAACCGCCGCGACCGGCTCAACATCCGCCTCGATTACGGCGTGGGCTCCGGCGGAAACTCCGGAATCATCTTTGCCGTGGGAGAAGCGTTTTAA
- a CDS encoding glycosyltransferase gives MSSVLPSRFHAVKEAAASPAPALTAHVARPPAAGLRMVVVVPAKNEAENLPDTLAALVAQTTLTGYPLNPAEYEIIVLANNCSDQTAAVARQFAACHPAVALHVLEVRLPRAEAHIGKARRLLMDEACRRLELVNNPASFIASTDADTQVAPTWLAATEAALAQGADAVGGRILMKTPTVATACVVRRYQLQDAAYQLLRARLEALLDPQEADPWPRHHQHFGASFALTPAAYRHVGGLPVVPYLEDEALYQALLRHDLCLRHSPEVRVYTSGRQKGRVAVGLSWQLRQWAKLGQLAQEPLVESPARLVKEWKARCALRALWQGRPAGTLAETLPTLAASMSLPLKTLERQMHSCLTFGQLWSWVRRYWARNGRWEAQWPAMALTDALAYLRRELATHALSQK, from the coding sequence ATGAGCTCTGTACTCCCCTCTCGGTTTCATGCGGTTAAGGAAGCAGCAGCAAGTCCCGCGCCGGCGCTTACTGCGCATGTTGCTAGGCCACCTGCTGCTGGCCTAAGAATGGTGGTGGTTGTGCCAGCCAAGAATGAAGCAGAAAACCTGCCGGATACACTAGCGGCCTTAGTAGCGCAAACCACTTTAACTGGATATCCGCTTAACCCCGCCGAATACGAGATAATAGTGCTGGCTAATAATTGCAGTGACCAAACTGCGGCCGTGGCCCGGCAGTTTGCAGCGTGCCATCCGGCAGTGGCTTTGCACGTGCTAGAAGTGAGGCTGCCGCGGGCTGAGGCTCATATTGGTAAGGCCCGGCGCTTACTAATGGATGAGGCCTGCCGGCGGCTGGAGCTGGTGAACAACCCCGCCAGCTTTATTGCCAGCACCGATGCCGACACGCAAGTAGCCCCCACCTGGCTAGCGGCCACCGAGGCAGCTCTGGCCCAGGGCGCTGATGCTGTGGGGGGGCGTATTTTGATGAAAACGCCTACAGTGGCCACTGCCTGCGTAGTGCGGCGCTATCAGCTCCAAGATGCCGCCTATCAGTTGCTGCGGGCACGGTTAGAGGCGCTGCTTGATCCGCAGGAAGCTGACCCCTGGCCGCGGCATCACCAACATTTTGGGGCCAGCTTTGCGCTTACGCCCGCGGCTTACCGTCACGTAGGTGGCCTGCCCGTTGTCCCGTACCTAGAAGATGAAGCACTGTACCAGGCCTTGTTGCGCCACGACCTATGCCTGCGTCATAGTCCGGAAGTGCGGGTATATACATCTGGCCGTCAGAAGGGCCGGGTAGCCGTAGGCCTCTCCTGGCAACTGCGACAGTGGGCCAAGCTAGGGCAGCTGGCGCAGGAGCCACTTGTGGAAAGCCCTGCCCGGTTGGTGAAGGAATGGAAAGCCCGCTGTGCCCTGCGTGCATTATGGCAGGGCAGGCCTGCCGGTACGTTGGCAGAAACACTCCCAACCTTAGCCGCCTCCATGAGCCTGCCCCTCAAAACCCTAGAGCGGCAAATGCACAGCTGCTTAACCTTTGGTCAGCTATGGAGCTGGGTACGGAGGTATTGGGCCAGAAATGGCCGCTGGGAAGCGCAGTGGCCCGCCATGGCCCTCACCGATGCCCTAGCCTACCTGCGCCGCGAACTGGCAACGCATGCACTATCACAGAAATAA
- a CDS encoding class I SAM-dependent DNA methyltransferase gives MSSFQPNPNQPNTLPPDYFDAVYQANADPWGFETSSYEREKYATTLAALPRDQYADGFEIGCSLGVLTQQLAPRCHHLLAVDVAQAALDKARQRCASLPQVEFQQLQLPNDYPLSRSFDLILLSEVGYYWSPEDLLRASQQILHTLRPGGHLLLVHWTPPVHDYPLTGDAVHDFFLNLTTPGGPLRHLKSQRHATYRLDLFEAVESR, from the coding sequence ATGTCTAGTTTCCAGCCCAACCCCAACCAGCCTAACACGCTCCCCCCCGACTACTTTGATGCCGTGTATCAGGCCAACGCTGACCCGTGGGGGTTTGAAACCAGCTCTTACGAGCGAGAAAAATATGCTACTACCCTGGCCGCACTACCGCGCGACCAGTATGCTGATGGGTTTGAAATTGGCTGCTCACTGGGAGTGCTCACCCAGCAGCTGGCTCCCCGTTGCCACCACTTGCTAGCCGTTGATGTGGCTCAGGCGGCCCTGGATAAAGCCCGCCAGCGTTGCGCCTCCTTGCCTCAAGTAGAGTTTCAGCAGTTGCAATTGCCCAACGACTACCCTCTGAGCCGTTCCTTTGACCTTATCTTGCTATCGGAGGTAGGGTATTACTGGAGCCCAGAGGATTTGCTGCGTGCCAGCCAGCAAATTCTTCACACCCTGCGCCCCGGAGGGCACCTGCTGCTGGTGCACTGGACTCCTCCCGTACACGACTACCCTCTCACGGGCGATGCGGTGCACGATTTCTTCCTCAACCTAACCACCCCCGGTGGCCCCCTACGCCACCTGAAAAGCCAGCGCCATGCAACCTACCGCCTCGATTTATTTGAGGCAGTCGAAAGTCGGTAG
- a CDS encoding PIG-L deacetylase family protein — protein sequence MTDLLPPSAALFSELPVYLPEAVAAFGPTIVVAPHPDDETLGCGGLLALLRQAGLPAWCVLVSDGAMSHPNSRKFSAQARQALRTQELRNALAILGLPGDALHTLGLPDGSVPAPETASGAAAVGQLQQFFTATQPQTVLVPWRRDPHPDHRASSQLVRAALAGLATPTRLLEYVVWAWERAAAHDLPQPGEAQGFQLNISSVLPQKQRALEAHRSQLAGGPIDDDPTGFTLAPSMLAHFAKPMEVFFQVTT from the coding sequence ATGACTGATTTACTGCCGCCTTCCGCCGCTCTGTTTAGTGAGTTACCCGTTTATCTGCCGGAGGCCGTAGCTGCCTTTGGCCCAACCATAGTGGTAGCCCCCCACCCCGATGATGAAACCTTGGGCTGCGGCGGCCTACTGGCCTTGCTCCGCCAGGCCGGGCTGCCGGCGTGGTGCGTGCTGGTGAGTGATGGGGCTATGTCGCACCCTAATTCCCGCAAGTTCTCTGCGCAGGCCCGGCAGGCGCTACGGACGCAGGAGCTACGGAATGCGTTGGCAATTCTGGGCCTACCCGGTGATGCCCTGCACACCCTAGGCCTCCCCGACGGCTCCGTCCCGGCTCCGGAAACGGCCTCGGGTGCTGCCGCAGTGGGCCAGCTTCAGCAGTTTTTTACTGCTACTCAGCCCCAAACCGTGCTTGTGCCCTGGCGCCGCGACCCGCACCCCGACCATCGGGCCAGCAGTCAGCTGGTGCGGGCGGCCCTGGCAGGCCTGGCCACCCCTACCCGCCTGCTGGAGTATGTGGTGTGGGCCTGGGAGCGAGCCGCCGCCCATGACCTGCCGCAGCCAGGCGAAGCGCAAGGGTTCCAGCTCAATATCAGCTCTGTGCTGCCGCAGAAGCAGCGGGCCCTTGAGGCACATCGTTCTCAGCTAGCCGGTGGCCCCATCGACGACGACCCCACTGGCTTCACGCTGGCCCCCTCAATGCTGGCTCACTTTGCCAAGCCAATGGAGGTGTTCTTTCAGGTAACTACCTGA
- a CDS encoding acyl-CoA dehydrogenase family protein, which translates to MSEILLPTSAPTPRTEPVTSLRPGATLAPAAASVAAAASLAPRLFAQAPYSDQEGGFPTEEFIWLREAGLLTAALPPDIGGSGLGHPSHALELLRTLRHIGRGNLAVGRVYEGHVNALLLLQRYGRPAQIARWATAARTGHLFGVWNTEAHDGVKLEPLPNGRYRLQGSKTFGSGAGSVTRPLLTAQLPDGGWQMLILPADEQPPVLDTSFWRPLGMRATASFRVDFSGLEIGADDLLGHPGDYYQQPWFSGGATRFAAVQLGGAEAIFDETRRFLRDLKRTDDPYQRQRLGEMALLVESGNHWLQAAAAYESKSATDAESAVAHANMVRTAIEEICLRILPLAERCVGARGLLRPEPFERLHRDLTHYLRQPAPDAAQADVGRYALEKTSPAYRLWND; encoded by the coding sequence ATGTCTGAAATCTTACTCCCCACTTCTGCCCCTACCCCACGCACTGAGCCAGTGACTTCTTTACGCCCCGGAGCCACACTGGCCCCGGCAGCGGCAAGTGTGGCTGCTGCTGCCAGTCTGGCCCCGCGCTTGTTTGCTCAAGCACCTTACTCAGACCAGGAGGGAGGTTTTCCTACGGAAGAATTCATCTGGCTACGAGAAGCAGGCCTACTTACCGCTGCCTTGCCCCCAGACATAGGCGGCAGTGGCCTAGGCCACCCTTCGCACGCGCTAGAGCTTCTCCGGACCCTCCGGCACATAGGGCGCGGCAACCTAGCCGTGGGCCGGGTGTATGAAGGGCACGTAAACGCGTTGCTCCTGTTACAGCGCTACGGTCGGCCAGCGCAAATTGCCCGCTGGGCAACAGCGGCACGCACCGGCCACTTGTTTGGCGTCTGGAACACGGAGGCACACGATGGGGTGAAGCTGGAGCCCCTGCCCAATGGCCGCTACCGGCTGCAGGGCAGCAAAACGTTTGGGTCGGGAGCGGGCAGCGTTACGCGGCCCCTGCTTACCGCTCAGCTGCCTGATGGTGGCTGGCAAATGCTGATTCTGCCTGCTGATGAGCAACCGCCTGTGCTGGACACCTCCTTTTGGCGCCCCCTCGGGATGCGGGCCACGGCCAGCTTCCGGGTTGATTTCAGCGGCCTGGAAATTGGGGCTGACGACTTGCTGGGCCACCCCGGCGACTATTACCAGCAGCCGTGGTTTAGTGGCGGGGCCACCCGGTTTGCAGCGGTGCAGCTAGGCGGCGCCGAGGCTATTTTTGACGAAACCCGTCGTTTCCTGCGTGACCTAAAACGCACCGACGACCCATACCAGCGGCAGCGCTTAGGGGAGATGGCGCTGCTTGTGGAGAGCGGTAATCATTGGCTGCAAGCAGCGGCCGCATACGAGAGCAAATCCGCTACCGATGCCGAATCAGCTGTAGCGCATGCAAACATGGTGCGCACAGCCATTGAGGAAATCTGTCTGCGGATACTCCCCCTGGCTGAGCGTTGCGTGGGGGCCCGCGGGCTGCTGCGGCCTGAGCCATTTGAACGCCTGCACCGCGACCTAACCCACTATCTGCGGCAGCCCGCCCCCGATGCCGCGCAAGCCGATGTTGGACGCTACGCGCTGGAGAAAACCAGCCCTGCATACCGCCTATGGAATGACTGA